The proteins below are encoded in one region of Tachypleus tridentatus isolate NWPU-2018 chromosome 4, ASM421037v1, whole genome shotgun sequence:
- the LOC143248997 gene encoding tektin-1-like isoform X1, producing MYNSQKHLRTDEKIWRSTNRCKCEKADRNCSYAQTVSGKSKVACVDKDETTSQSEQDVRHSLGLRVQEIDFWKSELEVEFEALDADINKLEHYRNRLKLTLNDCSHSLSVIEQCLQFSLFSKHPRISSTVAISQKFRENREGLDQIFDEPQKQLQQNVELLAEIKLLLRKMLEEVSAQNRKNSSMKLYLQHIIDDKQRYLEGDILASNLNHTSYSLTPGVSCFSSQSSLLKCQLVTECEWESRILQALEKGKKHRQKSQEFHPLVDSIIKKTARDSQLQHKRVILSFQNRIMETVKAKKLLEMCITKVIEEIGEIRHAFSILEEEEKAKKPYLNLAHYKLELHQQSQNLGICMDKVQLELEKEVSTLQQAVQNIHMKHQEAKNTLQRLEGNKVELENDIATKTKSLYIDEIQCLRALANVVIVDH from the exons ATGTACAACTCACAGAAACATTTAAGAACAGATGAAAAAATTTGGAGATCAACCAATAGATGTAAATGTGAAAAGGCTGACAGAAACTGCTCATATGCCCAAACAGTTTCTGGAAAAAGCAAAGTTGCATGTGTAGATAAAGATGAAACAACTTCCCAAAGTGAGCAAGATGTTAGGCATAGTTTGG GATTACGAGTGCAAGAAATTGATTTTTGGAAATCTGAATTGGAAGTTGAATTTGAAGCTCTTGATGCAGACATTAACAAACTTGAACATTACAGAAATCGATTGAAGCTTACTCTGAATGATTGTTCACATTCACTTTCTGTCATTGAACAGTGCTTGCAATTCAG ctTATTCTCCAAACACCCAAGGATTTCTTCCACAG tgGCTATTTCACAAAAATTTAGGGAAAATCGAGAAGGCTTAGACCAAATATTTGATGAGCCACAAAAGCAACTACAACAGAATGTTGAATTGCTAGCTGAAATAAAGTTGTTGCTAAGAAAAATGCTTGAAGAAGTTAGTGCTCAAAACAG GAAAAATTCTTCCATGAAATTGTACTTGCAACACATTATTGATGACAAGCAGAGATATTTGGAAGGTGACATACTAGCATCTAACCTGAATCACACCTCTTATTCCTTAACACCTGGTGTTTCATGTTTTAGCAGCCAGTCATCTTTacttaaatg tcAACTTGTTACCGAATGTGAGTGGGAAAGCAGAATACTTCAGGCCCTAGAGAAAGGAAAGAAACATCGACAGAAATCTCAAGAATTTCATCCTTTGGTAGACAGCATTATCAAGAAAACAGCTAGAGACTCACAGTTACAACACAAAAgagttattttatcatttcaaaatagaATTATGGAAACAGTAAAAGCTAAGAAACTGTTGGAGATGTGTATTACaaag GTGATAGAAGAAATTGGAGAAATTAGACATGCTTTTTCAATACTGGAGGAAGAAGAAAAAGCTAAAAAGCCTTATTTGAATCTTGCTCATTACAAACTGGAACTTCATCAACAATCTCAAAATTTAGGAATTTGTATGGATAAGGTTCAACTTGAGCTGGAGAAAGAA GTTTCCACTCTTCAACAAGCAGTTCAGAATATTCACATGAAACATCAAGAAGCTAAAAATAC